The Sphingomonas sp. So64.6b genome includes a region encoding these proteins:
- the rplE gene encoding 50S ribosomal protein L5, producing the protein MRQMYDDKIIKAMTEKFGYKNAMEVPRLDKIVLNMGVGEATQDKKKVEQAAGEMELIAGQKPVVTKAKKSIAQFKLREGMPIGVKVTLRRERMYEFLDRFITIALPRVRDFRGLNPKSFDGRGNYACGLKEQLVFPEINYDRIDKVRGMDVIVTTTARTDDEARELLRLFGFPFPPEATGEVADDEKKAA; encoded by the coding sequence ATGCGGCAGATGTATGATGACAAGATCATCAAGGCGATGACCGAGAAGTTCGGTTACAAGAACGCAATGGAGGTTCCGCGCCTCGACAAGATCGTCCTGAACATGGGCGTTGGCGAAGCGACGCAGGACAAGAAGAAGGTCGAGCAGGCCGCTGGCGAAATGGAGCTGATCGCAGGTCAGAAGCCAGTCGTCACCAAGGCGAAGAAGTCGATCGCGCAGTTCAAGTTGCGTGAAGGCATGCCGATCGGCGTGAAGGTCACTCTTCGTCGTGAGCGCATGTATGAGTTTCTCGACCGCTTCATCACGATCGCGCTTCCCCGCGTTCGCGATTTCCGTGGCCTGAACCCCAAGAGCTTCGATGGACGCGGCAATTATGCCTGCGGCCTGAAGGAGCAGCTGGTGTTCCCGGAAATCAATTATGACCGGATCGACAAGGTGCGCGGCATGGACGTGATCGTCACCACCACCGCCCGGACCGACGACGAAGCGCGCGAGCTGCTCCGCCTGTTCGGTTTCCCGTTCCCGCCGGAAGCTACTGGCGAAGTCGCTGACGACGAAAAGAAGGCAGCATAA
- the rplX gene encoding 50S ribosomal protein L24 — translation MATAKIKKGDRVIVLSGKDKGKTGEVTQALPRDGKVIVSGVNVAIRHTKPSQGDPQGGLVRSEAPMHVSKVAHVTADGKPTRVRFETQDGKKVRVAVKTGEKISG, via the coding sequence ATGGCCACAGCGAAGATCAAAAAGGGTGACCGCGTCATCGTCCTGTCCGGCAAGGACAAGGGCAAGACCGGCGAAGTGACCCAGGCCCTGCCGCGTGACGGCAAGGTTATCGTGTCGGGCGTGAATGTCGCGATCCGTCACACCAAGCCGAGCCAGGGCGACCCGCAGGGTGGTCTGGTCCGTTCGGAAGCGCCGATGCACGTCTCGAAGGTCGCTCATGTGACCGCCGACGGCAAGCCGACGCGCGTCCGGTTCGAAACCCAGGACGGGAAGAAGGTCCGCGTGGCCGTCAAGACCGGGGAGAAGATCAGTGGCTGA
- the rplN gene encoding 50S ribosomal protein L14, which yields MIQMQSNLEVADNSGAKRVQCIKVLGGSKRRTAGVGDIIVVSVKEAAPRGRVKKGDVHRAVIVRTAKDIRRADGSVIRFDGNAAVLVNKNEEPIGTRIFGPVVRELRGKKHMKIISLAPEVL from the coding sequence ATGATCCAGATGCAGTCCAATCTCGAGGTCGCTGACAACAGCGGCGCGAAGCGGGTGCAGTGCATCAAGGTGCTTGGCGGGTCCAAGCGCCGCACCGCAGGCGTTGGCGACATCATCGTCGTCAGCGTCAAGGAAGCAGCCCCCCGTGGCCGCGTGAAGAAGGGCGACGTGCACCGTGCCGTCATCGTGCGTACGGCGAAGGACATTCGCCGCGCCGATGGCTCGGTGATCCGCTTCGACGGTAACGCAGCCGTGCTGGTCAACAAGAACGAGGAGCCGATCGGCACCCGTATCTTTGGCCCAGTGGTGCGCGAGCTCCGCGGCAAGAAGCACATGAAGATCATCAGCCTGGCGCCGGAGGTTCTGTAA
- the rpsQ gene encoding 30S ribosomal protein S17: MPKRVLTGLIVSDKGDKTVVVNVERKVKHALYGKIIRRSKKYHAHDEANEFKQGETVRIEETAPISKLKTWKVIDRVNTHATPERVDVDA, encoded by the coding sequence ATGCCGAAGCGCGTGCTGACGGGACTGATCGTCTCGGACAAGGGCGACAAGACGGTGGTCGTGAACGTGGAGCGCAAGGTCAAGCATGCGCTCTACGGCAAGATCATCCGCCGTTCGAAGAAGTACCACGCCCATGACGAGGCGAACGAGTTCAAGCAGGGTGAAACCGTGCGGATCGAAGAGACCGCACCGATCTCCAAGCTGAAGACCTGGAAGGTGATCGATCGGGTTAACACCCATGCGACACCGGAGCGGGTCGACGTCGACGCATAA
- the rpmC gene encoding 50S ribosomal protein L29, with protein MARIDDLKAKTEDQLGEELGNLKREAFNLRFQAATNQLEKPSRVREVRRDIARIKTLQTARSRDAAAK; from the coding sequence ATGGCTCGCATCGACGATTTGAAGGCGAAGACCGAGGACCAGCTGGGCGAAGAGCTCGGCAATCTGAAGCGCGAGGCATTCAACCTCCGCTTCCAGGCCGCGACCAACCAGCTCGAAAAGCCGAGCCGGGTTCGTGAAGTCCGTCGCGACATCGCTCGCATCAAGACCCTGCAGACCGCGCGTTCGCGCGACGCTGCGGCTAAGTAA
- the rplP gene encoding 50S ribosomal protein L16: MLQPKKTKFRKQFKGRIHGDAKGGTTLNFGSYGLKAMEPDRITARQIEAARRAITRHIKRQGRLWIRIFPDVPVTSKPAEVRMGKGKGSPEYWAARVKPGRILFELDGVPGDIAAVAFSRAAMKLPIKVKVVARLGDTSHLGVA; encoded by the coding sequence ATGTTGCAACCGAAGAAAACCAAGTTCCGCAAGCAGTTCAAAGGCCGGATCCATGGCGATGCGAAGGGCGGCACCACGCTGAACTTCGGCTCCTATGGCCTGAAGGCGATGGAGCCGGACCGGATCACCGCACGCCAGATCGAGGCGGCTCGCCGCGCGATCACGCGTCACATCAAGCGCCAGGGGCGTTTGTGGATTCGCATTTTCCCCGACGTGCCGGTCACGTCGAAGCCGGCCGAAGTCCGCATGGGCAAGGGCAAGGGTTCGCCTGAATATTGGGCAGCACGGGTCAAGCCGGGCCGCATCCTGTTCGAGCTGGACGGAGTTCCCGGCGACATTGCAGCGGTGGCGTTCAGCCGCGCGGCGATGAAGCTGCCGATCAAGGTAAAGGTCGTTGCCCGTCTGGGCGACACCTCGCACCTGGGAGTTGCATAA
- the rpsC gene encoding 30S ribosomal protein S3 → MGQKSNPIGLRLQINRTWDSRWYAEGADYGRLLLEDLKMRAYIMKTLPQAAISKVVIERPAKLCRVSIFAARPGVIIGKKGADIEKLRRTLGKMTSSDVSLNIVEIRKPEVDSKLVAQGIADQLERRIAFRRAMKRAVQSAMRLGAEGIRINCGGRLGGAEIARSEWYREGRVPLHTLRANVDYAEATAHTAYGVCGVKVWIFKGEILGHDPMATDRIMMEAQTSGVRPAR, encoded by the coding sequence ATGGGTCAGAAAAGCAATCCGATCGGGCTTCGGCTTCAGATCAACCGCACCTGGGACAGCCGCTGGTACGCGGAGGGCGCCGATTACGGCCGTCTCCTCCTCGAAGACCTCAAGATGCGCGCTTACATCATGAAGACGCTGCCGCAGGCCGCGATTTCCAAGGTGGTGATCGAGCGTCCGGCCAAGCTGTGCCGCGTGTCCATCTTCGCTGCGCGCCCCGGCGTGATCATCGGCAAGAAGGGTGCGGACATCGAAAAGCTGCGCCGTACGCTCGGCAAGATGACCAGCTCGGACGTGTCGCTGAACATCGTCGAAATCCGCAAGCCGGAAGTCGATTCCAAGCTCGTCGCACAGGGTATCGCAGATCAGCTCGAGCGTCGTATCGCTTTCCGCCGCGCCATGAAGCGTGCGGTTCAGTCGGCGATGCGTCTTGGTGCCGAAGGCATCCGGATCAATTGCGGCGGTCGTCTCGGCGGCGCCGAAATCGCTCGCTCGGAATGGTATCGTGAAGGTCGCGTTCCGCTGCACACGCTGCGCGCGAATGTCGATTATGCCGAAGCGACCGCACACACCGCTTATGGCGTGTGCGGCGTGAAGGTGTGGATCTTCAAGGGCGAAATCCTCGGCCATGACCCGATGGCGACCGACCGGATCATGATGGAGGCTCAAACCTCCGGCGTGCGCCCGGCGCGCTAA
- the rplV gene encoding 50S ribosomal protein L22, whose translation MSKPKSPRKVGEKEALSVGTQIRGSAQKLGLVAALIRNKPVGDAMNILAFSTRAMAVDARKVLASAIANAENNHNLDVDALVVSEASVGKSIVMKRFATRGRGKSTRILKPFSRLRIVVREQQEEEA comes from the coding sequence ATGTCGAAGCCGAAATCCCCCCGCAAGGTCGGTGAGAAGGAAGCTCTCTCGGTCGGAACGCAGATTCGCGGTTCGGCTCAGAAGCTCGGCCTCGTCGCTGCGCTGATCCGCAACAAGCCGGTCGGCGATGCGATGAACATCCTCGCTTTCTCGACCCGCGCGATGGCGGTTGATGCTCGCAAGGTACTCGCGTCCGCGATCGCCAACGCGGAGAACAACCACAACCTCGACGTCGATGCGCTGGTCGTATCGGAAGCGAGCGTTGGCAAGTCGATCGTCATGAAGCGGTTCGCCACGCGCGGCCGCGGCAAATCGACGCGCATCCTGAAGCCCTTCAGCCGCCTGCGCATCGTCGTTCGCGAACAGCAAGAAGAAGAAGCCTAA
- the rpsS gene encoding 30S ribosomal protein S19: MARSVWKGPFVDLHLLKKAETAQETNARAPIKTWSRRSTILPQFVGLTFTVYNGRKFVPVSVNEDMVGMKLGEFAPTRYFPGHAADKKGKR, translated from the coding sequence ATGGCTCGCTCAGTCTGGAAGGGTCCGTTTGTGGACCTTCACCTGCTCAAAAAGGCAGAGACCGCACAGGAAACCAATGCGCGCGCGCCGATCAAGACCTGGTCGCGCCGCTCGACGATCCTGCCGCAGTTCGTCGGCCTGACCTTCACCGTTTATAACGGTCGCAAGTTCGTGCCGGTCTCGGTCAACGAGGACATGGTTGGGATGAAGCTCGGCGAGTTCGCGCCGACGCGTTACTTCCCCGGCCACGCCGCCGACAAGAAGGGCAAGCGCTGA
- the rplB gene encoding 50S ribosomal protein L2 yields the protein MALKHYNPTSPARRGLILVDRSALHKGGPVKALTEGKRKTGGRNNKGHVTSRGIAGGHKQRYRIIDFKRRLWEVEGTVERIEYDPNRTAFIALINYGDTEEGKPNVAYIIAPQRLAVGDKIIAAKKTDVKPGNAMELGQMPVGTIVHNVEMKPGKGGQIARSAGTYVQVVGRDKGMVMVRLNSGEQRYIHSNCMATVGAVSNPDNGNTNLAKAGRNRWKGIRPLTRGVAKNPVDHPHGGGEGRTSGGRHPVTPWGKPTKGARTRHNKSTDKMIIRSRHSTKRKG from the coding sequence ATGGCACTCAAGCATTATAATCCGACCAGCCCAGCGCGGCGTGGTCTGATCCTGGTCGATCGTTCGGCCTTGCATAAGGGCGGCCCCGTCAAGGCGCTGACCGAAGGCAAGCGCAAGACCGGTGGTCGTAACAACAAGGGTCACGTCACCTCGCGCGGTATCGCCGGCGGTCACAAGCAGCGTTATCGTATCATCGATTTCAAGCGCCGCTTGTGGGAAGTCGAAGGCACGGTCGAGCGGATCGAATATGATCCCAATCGCACCGCGTTCATCGCGCTGATCAATTATGGTGACACGGAAGAGGGCAAGCCCAACGTCGCGTACATCATCGCGCCGCAGCGCCTCGCTGTCGGTGATAAGATCATCGCTGCGAAAAAGACCGACGTGAAGCCCGGCAACGCGATGGAACTGGGCCAGATGCCGGTCGGCACGATCGTCCACAATGTCGAGATGAAGCCAGGCAAGGGTGGCCAGATCGCCCGTTCGGCAGGCACCTATGTGCAGGTCGTTGGTCGCGACAAGGGCATGGTGATGGTTCGCCTCAACTCGGGCGAGCAGCGCTATATCCACTCGAACTGCATGGCGACCGTCGGTGCGGTGTCCAACCCGGACAACGGCAACACCAACCTCGCCAAGGCCGGCCGCAACCGTTGGAAGGGCATCCGCCCGCTGACCCGCGGCGTCGCCAAGAACCCGGTCGACCATCCGCATGGTGGTGGTGAAGGCCGGACCTCGGGTGGCCGTCATCCGGTTACGCCATGGGGCAAGCCGACCAAGGGTGCGCGCACCCGTCACAACAAGTCGACGGATAAGATGATCATCCGTTCGCGTCACTCGACGAAGAGGAAGGGCTAA
- a CDS encoding 50S ribosomal protein L23 encodes MAKKQKADIDLRHYDVIVAPHITEKATLLSEHNAVVFRVANDATKPEIKAAVEALFSVKVLGVNTIVQKGKTKKWKGVPYTKSDVKKAIVTLADGQSIDVTQGVSA; translated from the coding sequence ATGGCTAAGAAGCAAAAGGCCGACATCGATCTGCGTCATTACGACGTGATCGTTGCGCCGCACATCACCGAGAAGGCGACCTTGCTCAGCGAGCATAACGCCGTCGTGTTCCGCGTCGCCAACGACGCGACCAAGCCCGAGATCAAGGCCGCCGTCGAGGCGCTCTTCTCGGTCAAGGTTCTGGGGGTCAACACGATCGTCCAGAAGGGCAAGACCAAGAAGTGGAAGGGCGTGCCCTACACCAAATCCGATGTGAAGAAGGCGATCGTCACGCTGGCCGATGGTCAGTCGATTGACGTCACCCAGGGGGTCAGCGCGTAA
- the rplD gene encoding 50S ribosomal protein L4, protein MKVKIQSFDAKAKASDIELNDEVFGLDPRADILHRVVTWQLEKRRATARGTRERADVARTGKKFGRQKGGGTARHGDRRAPIFVGGGKAHGARVRDFNPSLNKKIRALGLKMALSTHAQAGSLVVMESLAVAESKTKTLIADWAKLGLGKTALVIDGDMVDNSFALAAGNLHTINVMPAAGANVYDILKHDTLVLTRAAVEKLEARFNG, encoded by the coding sequence ATGAAGGTCAAGATTCAGTCCTTCGACGCCAAGGCGAAAGCTTCGGACATCGAGCTCAACGATGAGGTCTTCGGCCTCGATCCGCGCGCCGACATCCTGCACCGCGTCGTCACCTGGCAGCTCGAAAAGCGCCGCGCCACCGCGCGCGGTACTCGTGAGCGCGCCGATGTCGCCCGTACGGGCAAGAAGTTCGGTCGCCAGAAGGGCGGCGGTACGGCTCGTCACGGCGATCGCCGCGCGCCGATCTTCGTTGGTGGTGGTAAGGCTCACGGCGCTCGCGTCCGTGACTTCAATCCATCGCTCAACAAGAAGATCCGCGCACTTGGCCTGAAGATGGCACTGTCGACCCACGCTCAGGCGGGGTCGCTGGTGGTCATGGAAAGCCTGGCGGTTGCGGAGAGCAAGACCAAGACGCTGATCGCGGATTGGGCCAAGCTCGGCCTCGGCAAGACCGCCCTCGTCATCGATGGCGACATGGTCGACAACAGTTTCGCGCTCGCCGCGGGCAACCTGCACACGATCAACGTGATGCCGGCCGCCGGCGCCAATGTTTACGACATCCTGAAGCACGACACGCTGGTCCTGACCCGCGCTGCCGTCGAAAAGCTGGAGGCGCGCTTCAATGGCTAA
- the rplC gene encoding 50S ribosomal protein L3, with protein MRTGVIAKKMGMTRLFKDDGRHVPVTVLALEGNQVVAVREADRDGYVAVQLGAGVAKAKNVSKPQRGHFGKAEVEPKAKLAEFRVSDDAVLEVGAEISADHYVAGQIVDIQGVTQGKGFQGGMKRWGFGGLRATHGVSVSHRSLGSTGQRQDPGKVFKNKKMAGHMGDKNRTQQNLEIVSTDVERGLIFVKGSVPGSKGGWLLVKDSVKVARHADAPYPAGLKAAANSNTAPAETPAEDVQAVEATEGQEG; from the coding sequence ATGCGCACAGGCGTGATCGCGAAGAAAATGGGGATGACCCGCTTGTTCAAGGATGATGGGCGCCATGTGCCCGTCACCGTCCTTGCACTCGAGGGCAACCAGGTTGTGGCCGTTCGCGAGGCCGATCGTGATGGGTATGTTGCCGTCCAGCTGGGCGCCGGCGTTGCCAAAGCGAAAAATGTTTCCAAGCCGCAGCGCGGCCACTTCGGCAAGGCCGAGGTCGAGCCCAAGGCGAAGCTTGCAGAATTCCGTGTGTCCGATGACGCCGTGCTCGAAGTGGGCGCCGAGATTTCGGCCGACCATTATGTCGCCGGCCAGATCGTCGACATCCAGGGCGTGACCCAGGGTAAGGGTTTCCAGGGCGGCATGAAGCGCTGGGGCTTCGGCGGTCTGCGCGCCACCCACGGCGTCTCCGTTTCGCACCGTTCGCTCGGTTCGACCGGTCAGCGTCAGGATCCCGGCAAGGTCTTCAAGAACAAGAAGATGGCCGGTCACATGGGTGACAAGAATCGCACCCAGCAAAATCTCGAAATCGTGTCGACCGACGTCGAGCGCGGCCTGATCTTCGTCAAGGGCTCGGTGCCCGGCTCGAAGGGTGGCTGGTTGCTCGTCAAGGACTCGGTCAAGGTCGCGCGTCACGCTGACGCGCCGTACCCCGCCGGTCTGAAGGCCGCCGCGAACAGCAACACCGCCCCCGCCGAGACGCCCGCTGAGGACGTCCAGGCCGTGGAAGCGACCGAAGGCCAGGAGGGCTGA
- the rpsJ gene encoding 30S ribosomal protein S10 gives METQNIRIRLKAFDHRVLDQATGDIADTARRTGALIRGPIPLPTRIEKFTVNRGPHIDKKSREQFEVRTYKRMLDIVQPTPQTVDALMKLDLAAGVDVEIKLA, from the coding sequence ATGGAAACGCAGAATATCCGTATTCGTCTGAAGGCATTCGATCATCGTGTGCTCGATCAGGCGACCGGCGACATCGCCGACACGGCGCGCCGCACCGGCGCCCTTATTCGCGGTCCAATCCCTTTGCCGACGCGTATCGAGAAGTTCACCGTCAACCGCGGACCGCACATCGACAAGAAGTCGCGTGAGCAGTTCGAGGTCCGCACCTACAAGCGGATGCTGGACATCGTTCAGCCGACCCCGCAAACGGTAGACGCGCTGATGAAGCTCGATCTCGCCGCGGGTGTAGACGTGGAGATCAAGCTGGCCTAA
- the tuf gene encoding elongation factor Tu, which translates to MAKAKFERTKPHLNIGTIGHVDHGKTSLTAAITKVLAETGGATFTSYANIDKAPEERERGITISTAHVEYETTARHYAHVDCPGHADYVKNMITGAAQMDGAILVVSATDGPMPQTREHILLARQVGVPTMVVFMNKVDLVDDEEILELVEMEIRELLSKYDFDGDNIPVIRGSAVAALEDKTPEIGHDAVLKLMEAVDTYLPQPERPLDKPFMMPIEDVFSISGRGTVVTGRVETGIVKVGEEVEIVGIHPEVRKTVVTGVEMFRKLLDQGQAGDNVGALIRGVARDEVERGQVLCKPGSIKPHTDFQSEVYVLSKDEGGRHTPFFANYRPQFYFRTTDVTGTVELPEGTEMVMPGDNIALGVKLIAPIAMDVGQRFTIREGGRTVGSGIVSGISK; encoded by the coding sequence ATGGCGAAAGCAAAGTTCGAGCGGACCAAGCCGCATCTCAACATCGGCACGATCGGCCATGTCGATCACGGCAAGACGTCGCTGACGGCTGCGATCACCAAGGTGCTCGCTGAAACCGGCGGTGCCACGTTCACCAGCTACGCAAACATCGACAAGGCTCCCGAAGAGCGCGAGCGCGGCATCACCATCTCGACCGCACACGTCGAGTATGAGACGACCGCACGTCACTATGCGCACGTCGATTGCCCGGGCCACGCCGATTATGTGAAGAACATGATCACCGGTGCCGCACAGATGGACGGCGCGATCCTGGTCGTGTCGGCGACCGACGGCCCGATGCCGCAGACTCGCGAGCACATCCTGCTCGCCCGTCAGGTCGGCGTGCCGACGATGGTCGTGTTCATGAACAAGGTCGATCTGGTCGACGACGAGGAAATCCTCGAGCTGGTCGAGATGGAAATCCGCGAGCTGCTCTCGAAGTATGATTTCGACGGCGACAACATCCCGGTCATCCGTGGCTCGGCTGTTGCGGCGCTCGAAGACAAGACCCCCGAGATCGGCCATGACGCCGTGCTCAAGCTGATGGAAGCGGTCGATACCTATCTGCCGCAGCCAGAGCGTCCGCTCGACAAGCCGTTCATGATGCCGATCGAAGACGTGTTCTCGATCTCGGGTCGCGGTACGGTCGTCACCGGCCGCGTCGAGACCGGCATTGTGAAGGTCGGCGAGGAAGTCGAGATCGTCGGCATCCACCCGGAAGTCCGCAAGACCGTCGTCACCGGCGTCGAAATGTTCCGCAAGCTGCTCGATCAGGGCCAGGCTGGCGACAACGTTGGCGCGCTGATCCGTGGCGTCGCACGCGACGAAGTCGAGCGTGGCCAGGTTCTCTGCAAGCCGGGCTCGATCAAGCCTCACACCGACTTCCAGTCGGAAGTGTACGTGCTGTCGAAGGACGAGGGTGGCCGTCACACGCCATTCTTCGCCAACTATCGTCCGCAGTTCTACTTCCGTACGACGGACGTGACCGGCACCGTCGAACTGCCTGAGGGCACCGAGATGGTCATGCCGGGCGACAACATCGCACTGGGCGTCAAGCTCATTGCGCCGATCGCGATGGACGTTGGTCAGCGCTTCACGATCCGTGAAGGTGGCCGGACCGTCGGTTCGGGTATTGTCAGCGGCATCTCGAAGTAA
- the fusA gene encoding elongation factor G, whose translation MARSHPLSMYRNIGIMAHIDAGKTTTTERILYYTGKSYKIGEVHEGTATMDWMEQEQERGITITSAATTCFWNDHRINIIDTPGHVDFTIEVERSLRVLDGAVACFDGVAGVEPQSETVWRQAEKYHVPRMCFINKLDRTGANFNMCVQMIKDRLGARPAVLYLPIGLEGDFKGLVDLVENRAIIWLEESLGAKFEYRDIPADLADEAATARSELIEMAVEQDDDLMEAYLEGTEPTTAELKALIRKGTLNFSFVPVLCGSAFKNKGVQPLLDGVVDYLPSPLDIKDVEGLKLDGVTPETRPPEDDAPFSALAFKIMNDPFVGTLTFARIYSGKLETASQVMNSVKDKKEKVGRMLLMHANDREDIQVAYAGDIVALAGLKDTTTGDTLCAINAPIILERMEFPDPVIEVAVEPKTKADQEKMGIALNRLAREDPSFRVTSDIESGQTIIKGMGELHLEILVDRMKREFKVEANVGAPQVAYREYLAKPIEMSYTHKKQSGGSGQFAEIKIKVIPGERGSGFVFSDQIKGGNVPKEYIPSVEKGMRETAETGSLIGFPIIDFEVQLIDGKYHDVDSSALAFEICARGAMREAAQKAGIKLLEPIMKVEVVTPEDYLGDVIGDLNSRRGQIQGTDSRGNATAVEAIVPLANMFGYVNQLRSFSQGRAQYTMQFSHYDEVPANVAEEVKAKLA comes from the coding sequence ATGGCCCGCAGCCATCCGCTCTCGATGTATCGCAATATCGGCATCATGGCTCACATCGATGCCGGCAAGACGACGACCACCGAGCGCATCCTTTATTACACCGGCAAGTCCTACAAGATCGGCGAAGTGCATGAAGGCACCGCGACGATGGATTGGATGGAGCAGGAGCAGGAGCGCGGGATTACGATCACGTCGGCTGCGACCACCTGTTTCTGGAACGATCACCGCATCAACATCATCGACACCCCCGGGCACGTCGACTTCACGATCGAAGTCGAGCGTTCGCTGCGCGTGCTCGACGGTGCTGTCGCATGCTTCGACGGCGTTGCCGGCGTTGAGCCGCAGTCCGAGACGGTGTGGCGTCAGGCCGAGAAGTATCACGTGCCGCGCATGTGCTTCATCAACAAGCTCGACCGCACCGGTGCGAACTTCAACATGTGCGTACAGATGATCAAGGATCGTCTGGGCGCGCGTCCGGCGGTGCTGTACCTGCCGATCGGCCTCGAGGGCGACTTCAAGGGCCTGGTCGACCTGGTCGAGAACCGCGCGATCATCTGGCTTGAAGAGTCGCTTGGCGCGAAGTTCGAATATCGCGACATCCCCGCCGATCTGGCCGACGAAGCCGCGACCGCTCGTTCGGAGCTGATCGAGATGGCCGTCGAGCAGGACGACGACCTGATGGAAGCGTATCTGGAAGGCACCGAGCCAACCACCGCTGAGCTCAAGGCGCTGATCCGCAAGGGTACGCTGAACTTCTCGTTCGTGCCCGTGCTGTGCGGCTCCGCGTTCAAGAACAAGGGCGTGCAGCCTTTGCTCGACGGCGTGGTCGACTATCTGCCGTCGCCGCTGGACATCAAGGACGTCGAAGGTTTGAAACTCGACGGCGTAACCCCCGAAACGCGCCCGCCGGAAGACGATGCGCCGTTCTCGGCGCTCGCGTTCAAGATCATGAACGATCCGTTCGTCGGCACGCTGACCTTCGCCCGCATTTATTCGGGCAAGCTCGAGACCGCGTCGCAGGTGATGAATTCGGTCAAGGACAAGAAGGAAAAGGTCGGCCGCATGCTGCTCATGCATGCCAATGACCGCGAGGACATCCAGGTGGCCTATGCTGGCGACATCGTCGCTCTGGCGGGCCTGAAGGACACCACGACGGGTGACACGCTGTGCGCCATCAACGCGCCGATCATCCTTGAGCGGATGGAATTCCCGGACCCCGTCATCGAGGTCGCCGTGGAGCCTAAGACCAAGGCCGACCAGGAAAAGATGGGCATCGCGCTTAATCGTCTTGCTCGCGAAGATCCGTCGTTCCGCGTGACCTCGGACATCGAGAGCGGCCAGACCATCATCAAGGGCATGGGCGAGCTCCATCTCGAGATCCTGGTCGATCGCATGAAGCGCGAGTTCAAGGTCGAGGCGAATGTCGGCGCGCCGCAGGTGGCGTATCGCGAGTATCTCGCGAAGCCGATCGAAATGTCCTACACCCACAAGAAGCAGTCGGGTGGTTCGGGTCAGTTCGCCGAGATCAAGATCAAGGTCATTCCCGGCGAGCGCGGTTCGGGCTTCGTCTTCTCCGACCAGATCAAGGGCGGCAACGTCCCGAAGGAATATATTCCTTCGGTCGAGAAGGGTATGCGCGAAACGGCTGAAACCGGATCGCTGATCGGCTTCCCGATCATCGATTTCGAAGTGCAGCTGATCGACGGTAAATACCATGACGTCGATTCGTCGGCGCTGGCATTCGAAATCTGCGCGCGTGGCGCGATGCGTGAAGCGGCCCAGAAGGCCGGCATCAAGCTGCTCGAGCCGATCATGAAGGTCGAGGTTGTGACGCCCGAGGATTATCTCGGCGACGTGATCGGCGATCTGAACAGCCGTCGTGGCCAGATCCAGGGCACCGACAGCCGCGGTAACGCGACTGCGGTGGAGGCGATCGTGCCATTGGCGAACATGTTCGGCTATGTGAACCAGCTCCGCTCGTTCAGTCAGGGCCGGGCGCAGTACACGATGCAGTTCTCGCATTATGACGAAGTGCCCGCGAATGTTGCCGAAGAAGTGAAGGCTAAATTGGCCTAA
- the rpsG gene encoding 30S ribosomal protein S7, whose product MARRRRPEKRIILPDPKYGDEVLSKFMNSVMLDGKKSVAELIVYGAFETVEQRAKKDPLSVFHDALANVKPGIEVRSRRVGGATYQVPVEVRPERAQALAIRWLINAARARSEHTMAARLSGELMDAANNRGNAVKKREDTHRMAEANRAFSHYRW is encoded by the coding sequence ATGGCACGTCGTCGTCGCCCAGAAAAGCGTATCATCCTGCCTGATCCCAAATATGGTGATGAGGTTCTGTCCAAGTTCATGAATTCGGTCATGCTGGACGGCAAGAAGTCCGTCGCCGAGCTGATCGTCTACGGTGCGTTCGAAACCGTCGAGCAGCGCGCGAAGAAGGACCCGCTCAGCGTGTTCCACGACGCGCTCGCCAATGTGAAGCCGGGCATTGAAGTCCGCAGCCGCCGTGTCGGTGGTGCGACCTATCAGGTCCCGGTCGAAGTGCGCCCCGAGCGTGCCCAGGCACTGGCGATCCGCTGGCTGATCAATGCGGCACGCGCGCGCAGCGAGCACACGATGGCCGCACGGCTGTCGGGCGAGCTGATGGATGCGGCGAACAATCGCGGCAACGCGGTCAAGAAGCGTGAAGACACGCATCGCATGGCCGAAGCCAACCGCGCATTCAGCCACTACCGCTGGTAA